CCTCCTAATAGATGCAAATGAAGAGTCGTAAGCAATTTTCTCTGCATAGTTAATTTTAGTGCAAAGAAGAGGACGGATAACTTAGTTGTGATTAAGTTAATTAAAACAGAATGACACCATCTTAAAGGAAAATCCTCCCTATTTCTGAGTACAGGACTGGTTTAGTTTTGGATTCATTTGTAGATAGCACAATGTCTGTGGACTGTCTAAGAAATAGGTAGATGTTCACACCATATGTAAGGATTCTGTCAGTAAGATATTCATATATATACCATGGCATGCTTGGGGGATAGGTAGGCAAAGGGTGTAATAGACCAGAGCACTTCAAAGTTTTTGTTctcagcaggggcggattaagtttACCATggcccccgggctgttcaccaagcttgggcccccaaaCCCACAGTAAACATTGGATGCACTTGCtatagtctttttcctccataacgcagcctgtaaaggacctgtggtgacatcattgtcacatgataaggtccttcagtatgttctctaatattACTGCATTGTCTTCTGGCTGCAGCTTTGCCCTGATTTGttcaaaattgcggtaaaaagcagtgatttttatgcaaatcatggcagaactgtagccaggagataatacaccactgaaagtataattttcggttgggccccccaggagctcagggccccgggctaccgcccgaaacggacctattataatccgctactggttctCAGGCCTCACCAGGCAATCCACCAGATACCACCAtttagtgcacataatatcccagagcagcCCCAAAACAGCCCCATAGTGcagaaatatatactgctccacttgtataacccaacaccatacTGCACAAATACATTATGCTCCACCTATATAATTCAACAaaacactgcaccaatacacactGTTCCACCCGTATAACCCAACACtgcactgcacaaatacatattGCTTCGCCAATATAACGCAAAACCCTGTTGTACGAATAAATACTTCTCGACCTATATAACCCAAaatcacactgcaccaataaatactgctccacctgtataacccaaaatcacactgcaccaataaatactgctccacctgtataaccaacACCACATTGCATTTAAACATCCTGGAAACCAGCACCGCAGTGCAGCACTCCTGTCTCCATaacccacagacacacatacacatggttaaaatattaaaataccgTGTGTGTGTTCTTTACATAGAGCTATTGTTTCCTATGTATCCAGCCCCAGCAGTTTTATGTGTCTATCTGCTGGGGAAATTAGATGAAGATGTCATTTGCATCTTTGCTTTCCAATATGAACCATTGACGTCACAGCAGGAATAAAATTTAATGCAGGATTGTACTGCTCCTCATGGCTGATGGGGTGCGACCCGATCCCCAATAACAGGATAGAGAAAAAACATTACATTTATCCACTAATATAACAAAAAGCCTCAGCGCCGGCAACAAGTTCACACCGAGGAAACAAACCGACTGCAATGACCTAGAAAATATCTCTGATTTCATAAGTCTTAGTTGCCCGGCAACCTTTACATGTTGTTATGTGAATGTGATGCGCTGGACGGTCGGCTCCTATGTGTCAGCTGGGGACAGGACAGAGACAAAGAACTAGAGAGCTGGAGCTTTGTCTACAGGGATATAGGCTATAGCATAGGAGATAATATGATAGAAGCGATAGAGGATAGGAGAAAGGATAGGATATAGGATCTCTAGTTCTatttcaagttttccagtacttatcagccgctgtatgtcctgcaggaagtggtgtattctttccagtctgacacagtgctctctgctgccacctctgtccatgtcaggaactgtccagagcagcagcaaatccccatagaaaacctctcctgctctggacagttcctgacatggacagaggtggcagcagagagcgctgtgtcacactgaaaagaaaacaccacttcctgtaggacatacagcagctgataagcatgggaagacttgacattttttaatagaagtaaattacaaatctgtttaactttctgaaaccagttcttTAGAAAAATatttccgctggataacccctttaataccaatcTTTGTCCAATGTTTTTGTAGCTGCTGCAGCTGCGGACATGGCGTATCATCATATCAGACCCCCCATCGGATACTCCATACCCAAGCCCATATCCTCGCTGTTGATGAGAGGATGGAACGCCTGCCCTGAGGTTAGTTACATCCAaagataatgtaacaaaatcttaAACTTTACTCTGGaattatatttaattaatagatgGGAGCGGTGCATTACACTTTTACACTTACCTAAACCTACAATagagaattcttttttttttttttcattgttaaaTTTTGCATcttttctattaaaggggaagCGACCTGTATGTGTTGGTGACTGTTTTTACACTGCAGATGagacacgttttttttttatggattttttttattgcttaaaggggttgtccaactatGAAAAGCAGCTGCCATAAAATGTAAATGAAGAAAACAATAATTTGCATAATGGTCATGCTCGGCTAGTCTTAATAGACACATTACACCAAAGCAAAAATCCACAAGGGATCaaaaaaagtgcaggacaatcacaaatatatataataattgtatttctttatttggtaaatttaatttaaaatacatacaaaaatgaATGAAGAAAAATGAAGAAAAGGGGGTTGGGGGAATGAAACAGAACCAAATACATAAATCGGTGAGGGGACATGGAAAAATATTTTATgaagtcatatattgcacatgcatgaagATTGAAAAAGACTTAAATAACTGTGGCAATGCAGGCACCCTCCACTGGGTaataaataatgtaaacaagtgaTTAGCAGCAAAAGATAAAAGTACACAAGGTAAAAAACCTATTTGAAGCTGCAGTTGCTAAATGAGCAACACACTCAGGTGAAATCACCGacaaatatatacaaatacagataCAAACTAGGAGGATCCGTACATTGCAACaagtcccacacacctactcaccctacgcacgtttcgcgtggttCGCTTTGTCAAGGGATGCCCAATGTGGACTCTTCAAAGCACCTGCGTCCCTATCTATCCTGATATGTAGTATCTATGGATATACCAGCCGGAGAAGTGGGATGAAGCTGCACCTGAACAGTAGCATGGGTGCTTTGAAGAATTCTTAATGGTCGTGCATCTGCTAAGACTAGTAGTGGAGGGGATGGAAGACGCAGTTACTGTTGCTTGGGTGTATTTTGGACGAAATACATGGTACAGTTAGGCATTTAGGGCGAATGGTGTGGGCATAATGAATTATTCATACTGGGCACTCACGAGCAACACATGTTCGGTAAGAAAGAAGCAATAAATAGGCATTTACTTTTCTCTCCTTTGCTGACATAAACTTAAATGAACTTAAAATGAAgcttggtaatgctgatcacatgatgaagcctgttAATGCTAATTACAGGATGAGGCCTAGTGATGCTGATCAGATAATGATGCTTGGTAATGCTAATCAGATGATGAGGCCCAGTAATGTTGATCAAatgatgaggcctggtaatgctgagcacatgatgaagcctggtaatgctgatcacatgatgaggcctagtaatgctgatcacatgatgaagcctggtaatgctgatcacatgatgaggcctggtaatgctgatcacatgatgaagcctagtaatgctgagcacatgatgaGGTCTgggaatactgatcacatgatgaggtctggtaatgctgatcacatgatgaggtctgggaatactgatcacatgatgaggcctggtaatgctgagcacatgatgaGGTCTgggaatactgatcacatgatgaggtctggtaatgctgatcacatgatgaggtctgggaatactgatcacatgatgaggcctggtaatgctgagcacatgatgaGGTCTgggaatactgatcacatgatgaggtctggtaatgctgatcacatgatgaggcctggtaatgctgatcacacaaTGAAGCCCAGTTATACTGATCACATAATGAAGCCccataatactgatcacatgatgaagcctggtaatgctaatcataTTATGaaacctggtaatgctgatcaaaGGATGAGACTGGGTGACACTGAtcccatgatgaagcctggtaatgctgttcCCATGATGAAGCCCAGACAGTCAATGTCACAAAAgcgccggacgtaggtagggaacaggaaaagacagtgagccctaaccactagaacccaccttctgtccctacctacttgcctcaactgccctaaatggccgcggacaaccacggtgtcagtccctgtcctacaccaggtgatacacaaaacaagacagacgaaacaaacacaataatgaagaGTCTATGGTCCGGGTcggcaacggcggtcagcgaggtacaaaaacgtaagggcaggcagcagacaaagcagatTGGGAGATCAAGCAaaaggtcaggcaacagaagtaacagaaccaggagagatgaagcgcttagctgagtaacactcaatagccagaaGGGAAATGAAGggctttttatctggaatcagggactgggtccagcaactgattggatcagccctgatcccagcacccagctcaacTAGACAGGTCTTTAGAAGGAATAACTCCTGCACTGCCagagagtaagggtggtattacacgggccgatgggggtccGATAataccagtaaacgagcagcaatctgctagatcgtcactcattcactgggcctattacacggcccgataatcgtttaacaagggctgcaaggacatcgtagcggtgcgcggtcggcgcccgacgaaaataggtcagaacctatatcaacgagcAGCCGGAGACAAAACTgcagatgtgtgaacacagcctcaaactATAAACAGACCTGTGCACTGAATCAGTGACTAGAGTAGTCTTTCTAACCTAAAGCAGTTCAGACACGTTCCCACATTTGCAGTCAccacatgtggctgaaaccacgtACTATGCGGTCACCAATATTCGCACAATGTTGCTGGATAAAGCAATGAAATCACTGGTTTACCTGCACTTTTGggctgaacatggccttaggacaCTCTGTTAGTGGCAACCGTATGTGTCCCCTACTTGCAGTCAGCACCTGGATTTGccatttaaaaggggttgtccagagagcagaagatggctgaagccaTATGCCCCCGCACATTGTGCAGCCATTGAATATCACATAATATCACATCCGTGCAATCATCAGGATATTTGGATCTCGGAAGGCAAGGAATGTTGTGGTACCTATCCAGTAATATAAGTCCCCCTGCTGTCTGCAGTTCAGGACTGTGTTAGTCGTGGCTAATTCTGCAGAGTGCCTTTAGGCTGCTGTCACATAGGGCCGGCATCAGCATAGGGCTTACTTGGGCAGGTGCCGGGGCCCAGAGAAGGAGAGGGcgggtgttctgatgttcagcctgctcattgtagtgcagggtgaggggctgaacatcagaagacacaggagaaaggagcaggacctgcacagagagagcgaaagaaaagggtgaaggacctgatcacattacctgcaggtcctcaaccttacagtgtggagagcagcctgacagagaggaagagggagaagtgctgcgtgtctgtgtgtgtcagtgtcagccagtcagtgtcaggCTCAGTCAGTTACTGTCAtttagtcagtcagtaatgtgtgtttgtgtatgctagtggtgtctcaagtgactgtgcatagtgtgtggatgattggtgcatagtggatggatgatggaCCTGATGAAgatctgtcgcccaagggcccacaaaaacacAACATCATGTGCACCGAGCCTTATACATGCTCAGTCTTATAGCAGTCAATGAGTCATAAATGTTCGGCATGCGCAGTCTTATAGTTCTATGGCAGTCAGTGAGTCAGACTATGATATAGCTGCTGCGTATGTGGTGTCCCACGTTTAGGCACTGGTCAGAAAGTTATCCCTTCAGTGGTAATGAAGTGTCATTCCCTAGTTTAACCACAAGGTGCCAGTGTTGTTATATGTTGCACAACTGTAGTTAtctaagggttactgtttttgtaccaCCTGGTCTGTACTAGCCTATGAGAGCTGCTGTTCTATCCCTGCCTATCTCTGCTCTACTTTCTTCTGTGCactctgtacacacacagcacaacCCCTAGAATTCAGTCAgttgtagtctagtctggaatGTGGTAGTAGACGGTAGTAGACAGACACGTAcagacacagagactttcttcttTCTAGCAACACTTATCAAGATGTAGTGCTAAACacttaaagagaggacaagtcagggatcaccgcATCCCACGCCgtaaacatctctaaaagtgcaggacggtatcctaaagcagagaaactgatccgaatagagcaaagcGGCCAAGAGCCTACGTATTCTCTCACAGCGCAGGttaccttgctcaactcaggtaactaggactggggcttgtgtcaacctGATGGGACAAGTACCTCAACACTGCAGGGTaaaaggtggtatagcaacaAAGGTGGAAACATGGGCGcaagtattcttcttctgaaGTATTCTTctgaagtattctacttcttctaaagttctggcagagcacattactcaactgggttgggactctcattacccactcctctccacttctctgaatcCACtgtactcttctcagcacgcaacaaAGTCAGCACTGGTACTCTACGCTCTACCTCAACAGCTTTCAGTACAGATCTAGTGaagtcaagtctgtatcagtcacatCTTATATTGTTCATCTGTACTGCCGAAGATTACACAGTAAAGcaagagtttatttattctattgggactcagtgatcattgtaccagcacctacacacattacaccgtccttgggtcatctcccctttctgtgggtggcggtaccgacagccTGGGTGGGTCACATCTCAACTCCGGACCCcggtgataagtgcccaaggaacccatcacaacccggcaggtcactcatcattggggaaaagtatagccagccacaaaaaactaaaagcaggtatacctttatacctgtgtgctgagttagcactggcatcacgacaacctaccacctggctgagttatactccaccgaccaaccaccacagtagtggcgtcacacggtaccatctagcaagtgaccggtcgcatcTGCTGCCCATAGCAGACCACCACACGTATGATAGGAGCTGAGTATAGTAtatattcacatgtactgtatacttataTTTCAGCTTTGCTCTTTGTCTATGTATATCGATTTATACAGCATAAACCTACAGCATATATAGTCCATGGATGTCCCTATGGATCTCAGCCACAAGATCAGGTCAGCATAGAGTCTCCTGTGCTGTAATTCATGCATCACAATGGACCTATGTCTTCTATTAATAGCAAGGCACCGCCGCCAATATACAATCCTATATATGCGGCCTTCTTGTCTCTGTGTAATGTGAGTAAGCAATTGATTTTCGGAAAGAACATAACCCTCTacgattaataataataagagatGAAATGTCTCCACCTAGTGAACGGGACTtgtattttttcattgacttttgaTCATGAACAATTTTTGACAATAAGAAGCAagaaaaatagttaaaaacattATAAGATCGTGTTCTTTTATTAATATTCCATTCTTATTTAATTCACTGCTAATATCAATGAACTGTTCTCATGGAAGAATCCTTAAAGGAGCTATTCAACCTAAGAATGCAGTCTATAGAATGAGATATGAGATAAAAAGTAGGGATCATGGAATGGGGATGTTAGCACCCTAAGCTCCTTacgtggctgataacagagaaaaaTAGCAAATGTATGTAAGGCGTACCTATTGTTTCAGGATAAGCTGCCTTGTGTGTGTTTGTGAAGAGTAGAGCTATAGCTAACCACTATATAACTTCTATATGATATTTTACACCAATTTTCCCTAATTTTAATGATAAGTTGTCCCTGAGCTGGGGGgtgtagactagctgctatgatgccccccccccccatacactgtacagacAGAAGAGGGAATCCTGCTAATTTATGTCTCTAAGATACCCTCAAACCATCAGctgcatggaggacattacagggcagtactgagcagtgtaagctgtgaattccGCTCTGGTGTAaaatacatacagatacatagtCTTCATAGACTTTTACAGGCAACCAACCCCTCAGAGAGCTACAGTATCATTCACTTACAGAGTGAATGATGAGTTTTGGAAGGGCAGACATATGTGAAAGaggcatttttttctgataagatatattaaaaagTTTATGCTTTCACCATTCATTTATGCAATTGTAGAATTGACAGTGATAATTTAAAGcgctagtgtaaaaaaaattacttttgacatgtcgtcaAATGTTAAAGGACACATCGGGTCTCAGGCCTGCACTTCAATTAAATCCAACTTACTTGCTCCATTATTGTCTATAGATTTGGATCTCTTGGCTAGCCGGGGAGAGAAGCATGCTTCACCCAGCTATAGCTTGGGATTGCAGAGGGTCTTGATGCCAACTTTAACCTTTTTTTACATATCTGACAACATGACTAACTAAAAGCTGGGCAACCATTAAAAAAGTTATTCAGGATTggaaaccatggccactttctaacAGAAACAGCACcgttcttgtcctcagtttgggtttggtTTTGCAACTCGATTCCATTTGAGTGATtggagcagaattgtaatactgcatacagcctaaggacaggggtggcgctgttttggcaagaaagtagctgtgtgtttTCTAATCTTGAAAACCCTCTTAAAATCTTCACTGATGCCATATTAATTTCCCTAACGTGTATCGAAAAATCATAATTTTTAACAACAGGACAAGGAAGGACGACATATATTGGATGTTTTTGGAATTTGGACAGAATCGCTCTTTAACAATTTATAACATAGACTTCATTTGATTTTCTTGCTGGATGACTTTGGGTCTCGGACTCCAGATTTCTCGGGGAGGATGAGGCAGATTTTCTTCCTCTGGCTGCCGTCTCCGGATGCGCTGTCATTTTCGGCACTGGGATGATTTGTCGTCTGCCAGGTGTGACGCCGCGCGCTGCGTTCGCTCAGGTATTTTTGGAGGTTGATTGTTTCATTTAGCCTTTCTACAACGATGATGACTTTGGAGGTGTCTGACAGGCTGAGACGTTTCCTCCCGCTCTCGGCAGATGCTTTAGAGTGATTGTTGTTTGCATTATTTTGGCTGTTTTGTTGGGAGGGTAATACTGATGTATGAGCCGACGGCCCCTCAGGAGCCTCATTATTTTGCCTTGGCATTAAAGGAACCTCATTTTTTATCGTAGACCCAGTTTCTCGTGACTGATGTGACATGAGGGGCAGGTCTGGTTCTATCTCAACACCTTGTTGACTGACATTCATTTCATCAAGTTTATGATCCGGGGTTCTTGTCTTCTCCACCTGCTGATTAATGCTACATTGAAGGTCAATGACTGCATTCATTGGTGGATCATCCCTTCCGGGGGTGCTTTGTAAACTAGAAGCAGAAAATATTTTTCCATGGTCCGCATGATCCGTAACCTTCTCGTTTCCGTCTGAATGTACATGTTCCTTTTCACCTCCTTCAAGACGccttgttttgtctgtcttggaGTCAGCAAGAGAGCTGTCACGGGCCCCCTTCATCTCTCTATCCGTGGCTTCATTGATTGTGGTGTTTTTAATTGAATTATCGGGTCCGGGCAAATGACCCGCATCAGCAATATCATCTTTTCTATAGCCCTCTAAATGGCCATTGACCTTATTACCTGGCAATGATGAACCAGCAATATCTATTTCACAGTTAATGTTATTTCCACATGCCGGAGAGTCTGTTCCTCCAGAAATACCGGTGACATTTGATGGTGTTGGATCAAGCACATTTCCGCAGAGAGTGCTGGCGTTATCTCGGCTTTCCAACTGTGTCTGCAGCTTACTCTCTGTTAACTCCTCGCTCTCTGCTTGGATCTCCGACTCTTTAAGCTCGGTATGAGTTTGACTTTGCTCTATCGAAAGGTTTCTTTCAGCTTTCAAAGACTCATCAGAATTGAAGTCTGTTTTTGAACCCTGATCTTCAAGAACATTTGGTGAGGAGTCTTCTACTGTCCCACTGGGAAGACCTTCGAGCTTATCATCCCCTTCTTTAAATGGTGTCATTGCTTCTTTACCAGATGTATCATTTCCATTATCACTTTTTCCCATAGATTTTTTATCTTGAGCATCTTTAGCTTTTGAACTTGGACAGTCTTTTGAGGCAAAGTCTAGTATCGATGGATGGTCAACATGAGATGGTTTATCTTCCACTGTTTCCTTTTGGCTCTTTGCCTTTGTCTCACCAGAAGACAAGGGGGAAATGTTTGATCTTAATTTCTTTCTTGGTGACTGCACTGGGAGTTGTTTAGGGCTTTGGCCTCTCTTGGTGGCCTCCATATTTTGCTGTGGATGGACCCTGACTTTCCGAAAGGGCTGCAGGTTAACTTTCACCCTTAAGTAGTCTTGTAGTTTCCTTGTGTACATCATGTTGCCGTTGATGTAAACATCCGTCACGTTATCCACCAGGGTGCCAGAGTAGCTTGTCTGTCTAACTGCATAGTCTTTTTTATTTATAGTCAGTAGATACTTGCTCCCAAGGTACGGGCGGCAGAGCTGTTCTTGCGGTGATTGAGGTGTGTTTACCGCCATGTCTGACTTGTGCTGAATGTGTGGTATATAAAAACCAACACTCTTTGGAATATTCACTTTTCTTATCCTGGCTGACAGCAGCATGCTGTCATTATTCAAAAAACAATTTTCTTCTGTGACACGAGTTTGAATTTTCTGTTCCTCAAATTTTACATTTTGTGTCTCCGGTTCAGTTATTTGTCTTCTGGGTTCCTCTAATTTATCACTTTCCATGTATTTACAGATAAGGTCATTGTCTGTCTGTGAAGAAATATCTTTTCTCTCACTCAGGAGAACGTTGGGGCCACCTCTTTGTGATCGATGGGCGCACAGTGGCGGTCTAGCGGCATGCATCTTCATTTCCACCGATCCCTTTGTTGTTAAACGACTCATGACATCAGCATTTTGCTTGTATGGACCCATAATTCTTTGTGATTTCGCTGGCAGGTTGTAGCACAGATCCGGTTTGGGAACGTTGTCAGATTTGATTCTCGTCATGTCATCTTTAGGGAGAATGGATCGTCGTATACCAGTCTCGCCTATGGGATTAAAACATAGACATTAGACATTGGAAAGTCATATGTCAACACTTCATAATCATTGGACTCCAGCAAAATCAAGACTCACAACAGGACGACATATAAACCTTtttggaccttaaaggggtaatccagtatCCCATTTCTTGGCTATTAACCTGGCACTCTGTGGCTTTTGTATATCCATGTATTCACCTTCTGCCTCAATTTCTGGACAATGCTACCTACCTATTTTTTTGTGACTTTGTCTTTAATCCAGGCAAATACCAGCTGTATAGCTAAGGACTACCAGCTACTACAAACTAGGGACTATGACTTGTGTATCCTACTGGTAAAGTTCACACCTCTTTTTTTAAGAGTTTAGAGTGGAAGATACCGTACCTTATGGTCATATTAGATGGCCTGATGCCATCTGTAGTCGAGTACTG
The nucleotide sequence above comes from Dendropsophus ebraccatus isolate aDenEbr1 chromosome 8, aDenEbr1.pat, whole genome shotgun sequence. Encoded proteins:
- the LRRC53 gene encoding leucine-rich repeat-containing protein 53 → MSVIVLLLGTSFYLVGSCPSSCVVCSAEATVCQGLPYIIALPSSTKVLVITEGDISFIATNNFSHLFNLDLLRLSGNKIKKIQNGAFTNLTKLRTLVLDYNQISSTSITNGTFFPLPSLETLQLNRNGFGSIDRTWFGNTERLTRLEINRNQITSLTHNSLGSNALYHLEHLDLSNNFISFIQERTFEGLQQLKELDLSKNRLTKLPNVFSFLPHLTLLNLGHNHWNCSCGLHELADFLRNYTYSTRRILKNRRGLLCSHSSNPTVTSLLQLTDRNCGSRSYNITVVTREKNRESTREGLLISILVITGLIALSFLVILIAKCTSKPNKSNEAGPTRCSCGEAQEFPRLRGPIHKIDLTQEDHSDVMSPVHLPRTGKPRLKKHTGSLTLGCNVQESGKSLRGGSTESLPGRYYICFSCRLVQWRPSSPTAMFDTNEVGCISNSIQRIPDNPKDFVHAAPWEGANTTVLQELSRFNKGETGIRRSILPKDDMTRIKSDNVPKPDLCYNLPAKSQRIMGPYKQNADVMSRLTTKGSVEMKMHAARPPLCAHRSQRGGPNVLLSERKDISSQTDNDLICKYMESDKLEEPRRQITEPETQNVKFEEQKIQTRVTEENCFLNNDSMLLSARIRKVNIPKSVGFYIPHIQHKSDMAVNTPQSPQEQLCRPYLGSKYLLTINKKDYAVRQTSYSGTLVDNVTDVYINGNMMYTRKLQDYLRVKVNLQPFRKVRVHPQQNMEATKRGQSPKQLPVQSPRKKLRSNISPLSSGETKAKSQKETVEDKPSHVDHPSILDFASKDCPSSKAKDAQDKKSMGKSDNGNDTSGKEAMTPFKEGDDKLEGLPSGTVEDSSPNVLEDQGSKTDFNSDESLKAERNLSIEQSQTHTELKESEIQAESEELTESKLQTQLESRDNASTLCGNVLDPTPSNVTGISGGTDSPACGNNINCEIDIAGSSLPGNKVNGHLEGYRKDDIADAGHLPGPDNSIKNTTINEATDREMKGARDSSLADSKTDKTRRLEGGEKEHVHSDGNEKVTDHADHGKIFSASSLQSTPGRDDPPMNAVIDLQCSINQQVEKTRTPDHKLDEMNVSQQGVEIEPDLPLMSHQSRETGSTIKNEVPLMPRQNNEAPEGPSAHTSVLPSQQNSQNNANNNHSKASAESGRKRLSLSDTSKVIIVVERLNETINLQKYLSERSARRHTWQTTNHPSAENDSASGDGSQRKKICLILPEKSGVRDPKSSSKKIK